The genomic segment GTAAGGGTTGCACGTTCTTTAAGGTCAGCACCGGCACAAAAAGCCTTTTCCCCTGCACCTGTAATAATAACGACACGAATTTCAGGTCTGAAACGAAGGGCCTCAATCTGTTCTTTTAAAGCACGAAGCATTTCAAAATTCAGAGAATTCATTGCACCTGGCCGGTTAAGTGTAATGATTGCAGCCTGCTTTTGTTCGTCAACCAGAAGTACCTTATCACTCATTGTATATCTCCTAATGACAATTATCAATTATCAATTATCAATTATCAATTATCAATTAACACCCAATATAACGTGAAATAACAATTCTCTGAACCTCGGAAGTGCCTTCTCCTATGTCCAGAAGCTTCTGGTCCCGGTAAAAGCGTTCTGCATTGTATTCTTTCATAAGTCCGTAGCCGCCGTGGATTTGAACTGAATGGTTGGCAACCCTTCCCATTAGTTCCGAGCAGTATAGTTTTGCCATGGCTGCTTCTTTTTCAAAGGGGCGTTTTTTGTCTCTGAGCCAGCAGGCTTTATACATCAGGTTTCTGGCGCATTCAATTTCCATTGCACAGTCTGCAAGTTTAAAAGCCACTGCCTGGAATTTGCTGATGGGCTGGCCGAACTGCTGACGCTCTTTTGCATATTTCAGGGCAATTTCATAAGCTCCCTGTGCGCCTCCAAGTCCCATTGCGCCAATGGAAAGCCTTCCTCCATCAAGGGTTTTAAGCATTTGATGAAATCCGTCTCCTGGTTTTCCCAGGATATTTGCTTCTGGAATCCTTAAATCATCAAAATAAAGCTCTGCTGTATTGGATGAACGCCACATCATTTTTTTGTGCATGGGAACAGCTTTAAAGCCTTTCATGCCATGCTCAACAATAAAGCAGGTATATTCAGGCTTGCCGTTAGGACGGGTTCCGGTAATAGCCTGTACTGTAACACCAAGAGACATATCACATGCTGCATTGGTTATAAAGATTTTTGATCCGTTTAATACCCATTCGTTTCCATCTTTAACTGCTGTTGTTTTACTGCCTCCTGCATCAGAGCCTGCTGTTGGTTCTGTCAGTCCAAAACCCCAGAGAGCTTGACCTGAGCATAATTTGGGCAGATATTTTTTCTTTTGTTCTTCAGTTCCAAAATAATAAAGGGGGCCTATACCCAGAGAATTTCCTGCTGCTACTGTTGCAGCCTGGGAACCGTCTATTCTTGCAATTTCTTCAACTGCAATAATATAGGAAAGATAGTCCATGCCCTGACCCTCATATTTTTCAGGCACAAACATACCAAATAAACCGATTTCACCCATTTTCTTAGTAAGTTCCACAGAAAATTCCTCTTTTTCATCAAGTTCCTGTGCTACAGGTGCAATTTCGCTTTGGGCAAATTTACGGACCTCTTTTCTGATCATCTGCTGTTCTTTGTTTAAATCAAAATCCAATGCTGCCTCCTTTCAAAATGGGGCTGAGAAACTGGCTTTTCTCAAAGTTGATAAAATATAGGATATTTACCAGCCAGCGTTTTTACCGACCGGTCGTTAGGCTATTTTAGACAGCCTATTCCATGTATAAATAAAATTGTCAAGATAAATATTTATATCTTTCCCTGTTTTAAGCCGCTTAGAATAAAATTTTCATAAATAACAGCAACTTCATCAGCAGTTAAACGGCCTGAGGTTTTAAACCATGATGCACCTGCTGTACAAAGGGTTAAGATTGCATAGGAAAGAATCTTTACATCACCTTTTGAAAAAACTTTTTTATTATTGCCTTCCTGGATAATACCTTGAAAAATCAATTCATATTCATTGCGCTTTTTCACTATTTCTTTATAATGTTCTGATGTCAGTCCCCGCAGTTCACTGTTTGCTATAAAATTTTCCTTTTGCCGTTCAAGATGAAACCGGACATGACTGTGAACTGCTGCCCGCATCCTTGATTCCACATCTTCCACATTTGAAATACTGGTTTTAAGATAGTCTGTAAGATCATCCATTGTTTGTTTTAAAATACTGAAAAGCAGATCTTCCTTACTTGGATAATGATAGTAAATACTGGCTTTCTGAATACCGCTTCCCCTGGCAATATCACTGATGCTGGTAGCAAAATATCCTTTTTTAAAAAACAGCTCTATGGAAACAGATTTTATTTTTCTTTCATATTAACCATTAGAAGGAAATATCCTTATTTATGTAAACTTTATTCAACCGACCGGTCGTTAGGCTTGTCTTTAACCTGATATACAGGCATTGTCAAGGATAATCTGTAATCCAGTTTTCCTCCACGGCTGAAGATAAAAAACTGAAGATAAAAATATTGTAATGCTGATGGAATATCTATATAATTGTGATAATATAAAAAACTTGATTAAGGCTGCCTGAAAAATGAATAAATATAAAAAATTAAATTATAAAATTTATACAGTATTGATGATTTTAGCTGTATTGTTTTTAATTGTTTCCAGGCAGATTCCTGTTTTATATGCTCACACCCCAAAATACCCATTCTTTTTTATAGTTGTGAGATTGATATTAATAATTTTAATTTTTTAAAAATGGAATTTGATTCTTACCTGTCCAAAAAAGGTACTTATGAATTTCTGCCTTTTAATAACAGGGAGGCTTTTGAAAATCAACTCAGCAAAACAAAACAATGCCTGATAATCAGCTCAGGATGGCATTATTCTCAAATCAATGAAAAATTTTCTTTAACCCCGGTTATGGCAGGTGTCAGAAAAGGAAAAACCCATCAAAAAAGAATTTTAGCAGCAGATAATTTATCTGATCTTCAATCAGCAGCAGCAGGTCAAATAGCATCTGCAACAAGTATTGAGCATACAGTAGATGAGCTTGTGTTTATTTTTAAACAAAGGATTGATCCCCGTAAGATACTTAAGGTTCCACGGGATATTGATGCCCTGATGTCTGTTGGCATAGGAATATCCCAGTCTGCCCTTGCAGCAGAAAGCTCTCTTGAAAAACTGCATAATATCCATCCATCACTTTTTAAAAAAATTAAAATTTTGGCTGCCGGAAACCCTTCCTGGTTATTAATTGTGTCTGTTCACAAAGAATTCAGGCAGGATGCAGGTAGTATAATAGAAGTTTTGAAAAATATGCCTGATGACCCGTCAGCTGAAAGCAGGATTAAAATGCTTGGACTGGACAGGTGGGAAAATATTGAAGATACAGGCAGGCTTAATGCAGGGGGGTTATAATTTCATGATTTTTAAAAAGAATTTATCAGGTTTTATATGGTTTGTTTTTATATGTTTTTCATTTGTCCTGATTTGTGAAGGAGCAGATATATCTGGAAAAAATATTGTAATTATAAATACAAGCTCTTTAATCAATAAATATAATACTGCACATAAAGAGTTTCAGGCCAGGGTGCCTTATCAGACATTTTCAATCTATCTTAACGATAATAAATGGCAGGTTTCTGATATTAAAGCCTTGTTTGAGAAAAAAAAACCTGACCTGGTTTATTGTATAGGAACAAAAGCATATATGCTTGCAAGCAGGTACGCACCTGGCAGAGATCTTATTTTTTCTATGGTAATTAACTGGCGCAGGCTGCCCCTTACCCAGTCAACCTTTGGTGTTTCCAATGAGTTAAGTACTGAAATGCAGATACTTATGATCCGCTATGTTTTGCCTGATATAAAAAAAATCGGAATATTGTACAGCAGTGAATTTAACGGGGAATGGTTTTTACAGGCTTGCAAAGATGCGGAAAAAATGGCTGTTAAAATTATTGGCATCAGTGTTCCAGATAAAAATAAAAAGTTAATTTCATTAAAAAAATTATTAGCTGATATTGATTTGTTCTGGCTTATATCTGATCCTGTAATTATAACTGATCAAGAGACCTTGATTAAAATATTTAAGATCTGCGATATAGAAAAAAAACCCATTTTTTCATATAACAGCGCTCTTGTACAATATGGAGCAGTTCTGGCTGTTTCTCCTGATGAATCCACTATTGGAAGACAGGCGGCAAGTATTGCCATTGATATAATGGAGAAAAAAAATATTTCTGAAAAGATCCAGTTTCCTGCTGGAACCAGTATTATTATTAATTTAAAAACAATCAATAAGTACGGACTTAAATACAATGAGGATATGCTTGGGACCATGAATGAAGTTATCAAATAAGGAGGGATTATGAAATATATTTATTTAATCTTAATCTTAATTTTGCTTTTTTCCCCTGTTACTTCATCTTTATCGTATGCAGGCTCAGAACCAGACTGGAAAACATCACCATCACTCAATAATGGTGCTAAATGGCAGATTGCTTATTACCAGGGCGGCGAATATATTCCTTATAATAAAACCCTTGCTGCTGTAATCAAAAGGCTGATGGAACTGGACTGGATTGAAAATACAGGTATTTCTGCAATTCAGGGCAGGGATTCAAAAGAAATATGGAACTGGCTCTCTACACAGGCTGAAAGCAAATACATTCAATTTGTGCCAGATGGTTATTACTGCACAAAATGGGATAGAAAATTAAGGCAGGATATTTCAAAAAAAATAATCAAACGGCTTGCCAGTACTAAAGATATTGACCTGGTGCTTGGAATGGGCACATGGGCAGGGCAGATTCTTGCAAATAACAGCCATCAAATCCCTGTAATGATTATTTCATGCCTTGATCCTCTTGCTTCAGGCATTATTAAAAATCCTTATGACTCAGGCTATGATCACATCTATGTTCATGTTGATACCTTGCGTTTTGAAATGCAGATACGCGGATTTTACAAAACTATCAGGTTTAAAAAACTGGGAATAGCATATCAGGATAATTTAAACGGCAGAAGTTATGCTGCTCTGGATATCGTAAAGCAAATGGCAGAACAATACGGATTTGAAATTATTCCATGCCATACACAAATTGGCGGAGATCTTCAAAAAGCTGAACAAAGTGTGATACAATGTTTTAAACAGCTTGCAGAAAAAGCAGATGCTATTTATGTTACAATGCAGCTAGGAGTAAATCCGAACACTGTTCCTGAACTGGTAAAAATTGCCAATAAAAGTCATATTCCAACATTTTCACAAATGGGCAGACATGAGGTTGAACAAGGTATTTTAATGACAATAGAGCAAACAGATTTCCAATATACTGGAGATTTTTATGCTGAGATTGCTGCAAAAATTTTAAACAAGGCAGTACCGCGCAAGCTTCCCATGTTTTTTAAGCAGCCTTACAGGTGGGAATTTAATTTTGAAACAGCTCAAAAAATAGGACTGGATTTATCATCTTTGAATCTTGAAGAAGATTCTTTTTATAATCCTGATTTTTAACAAAGTTTAAATGTTTAAATTGTCTAAAATTAAAAGGTTCATTATCTTGAAATCACGTTCCTGGTTTATAACTGCCCTGTTAATCCTTATTGCCTTTCCGCAGTTTTCATTTTCTGAAAATAGATTTAATCTTAAATTTGAGCGTCTTTTAAAGGAACACGGCCTTTCTCACCCAATGGTATCTGCCATAATCCAGGACAAACAAGGATTTATGTGGTTTGGAACTGATGAAGGGCTTAATAAGTATGATGGTTATAAGTTTATTATTTATAAGCATGAGCCTGGAAATATTAATAGTTTAAGTGATAACTCCATTACCTGTGTTTATGAGGACAGTTCCGGCATTATCTGGATAGGCACCCATTATGCCGGACTCAACCGCTTTGATCCTGAAACAGAAACCTTTACCCGTTATTATCATGAGAAAAACAATCCTTACTCCCTGGGACACAACCATATTTCCAATAAATCCATATATGAAGATAAAAAAGGCATATTATGGATCGGAACCAGCGGAGGGGGTCTGAATAAATTTAATCCTGAAACAGAGATATTTACCAGATATATTTCTGAGCCGGATAATATAAAGAGTCTGAGCAATAATCATATATTATGTATTTATCCTTATGAACAGACAGGGGAACTGCTTATTGGAACCCCTGACGGTATGAATAAATTTAATCCTGAAACAGGGGTATTTACCAGGTATATTTCTGAGCCTGGCAGTCCCGGGAGCTTGATTCGCGGAAGCGGGGCTATTGATATCTATGCTCCCAGGTCAGGCAGTATTATTTGGGCCGGCACTGCTGACGGTCTGCTGAAACTTGACCTGACTGCTCAAACATCAAAGTATTATACAAATAAAAGCAGTAATTTTAATA from the Desulfonema limicola genome contains:
- a CDS encoding ABC transporter substrate-binding protein, with product MKYIYLILILILLFSPVTSSLSYAGSEPDWKTSPSLNNGAKWQIAYYQGGEYIPYNKTLAAVIKRLMELDWIENTGISAIQGRDSKEIWNWLSTQAESKYIQFVPDGYYCTKWDRKLRQDISKKIIKRLASTKDIDLVLGMGTWAGQILANNSHQIPVMIISCLDPLASGIIKNPYDSGYDHIYVHVDTLRFEMQIRGFYKTIRFKKLGIAYQDNLNGRSYAALDIVKQMAEQYGFEIIPCHTQIGGDLQKAEQSVIQCFKQLAEKADAIYVTMQLGVNPNTVPELVKIANKSHIPTFSQMGRHEVEQGILMTIEQTDFQYTGDFYAEIAAKILNKAVPRKLPMFFKQPYRWEFNFETAQKIGLDLSSLNLEEDSFYNPDF
- a CDS encoding acyl-CoA dehydrogenase family protein; the encoded protein is MDFDLNKEQQMIRKEVRKFAQSEIAPVAQELDEKEEFSVELTKKMGEIGLFGMFVPEKYEGQGMDYLSYIIAVEEIARIDGSQAATVAAGNSLGIGPLYYFGTEEQKKKYLPKLCSGQALWGFGLTEPTAGSDAGGSKTTAVKDGNEWVLNGSKIFITNAACDMSLGVTVQAITGTRPNGKPEYTCFIVEHGMKGFKAVPMHKKMMWRSSNTAELYFDDLRIPEANILGKPGDGFHQMLKTLDGGRLSIGAMGLGGAQGAYEIALKYAKERQQFGQPISKFQAVAFKLADCAMEIECARNLMYKACWLRDKKRPFEKEAAMAKLYCSELMGRVANHSVQIHGGYGLMKEYNAERFYRDQKLLDIGEGTSEVQRIVISRYIGC
- a CDS encoding ABC transporter substrate-binding protein — encoded protein: MIFKKNLSGFIWFVFICFSFVLICEGADISGKNIVIINTSSLINKYNTAHKEFQARVPYQTFSIYLNDNKWQVSDIKALFEKKKPDLVYCIGTKAYMLASRYAPGRDLIFSMVINWRRLPLTQSTFGVSNELSTEMQILMIRYVLPDIKKIGILYSSEFNGEWFLQACKDAEKMAVKIIGISVPDKNKKLISLKKLLADIDLFWLISDPVIITDQETLIKIFKICDIEKKPIFSYNSALVQYGAVLAVSPDESTIGRQAASIAIDIMEKKNISEKIQFPAGTSIIINLKTINKYGLKYNEDMLGTMNEVIK